The following DNA comes from Anaerostipes rhamnosivorans.
CTTCTTTGTAATGTTGTCCAGTGATACCGCAAAATATAATACCAGATACCCAATCTCGTCATCCGGAAAATAGTCCTCCGGAAAAACCTTCTTGATTGTATCCCTTATGATGGTAAACAGCTGCGAATAATCCTTTTCAATGTCACGGATAATGGGATTTGATATACTCATTCCGCTTCTCGTCCGTATCAGCGCCTTATCAATATGCGCCAGCAGCCCGTCCATAAGCTTTGTATCCTGACTGAGTGATATACCCATACGCCCTTCCACCAGCTCAACAAATTCTTCAATTTTAGGCTTCAGCACAAAATTTTTGACAAAAACATCTTCATTCTTTTTCTTGCCAACACTGATATTTAACACCCATGCTATATATTCTTTTTCTGCTTCATCCAATGAAATAGAATATTTCTTTTCCAGCATACGGATCAGTGCCGCACTCACTTTTCTCTGGTTCTTGTCAACTTCTCCTACCACAAAGTCTGTGCTGTATTTCCGGTTGCCCAGCTTATGTCTGCGAATCAGCAGTGCAACCAGCATTACAAGTTCAGCATAATTCTGATCCAGTATCTGGTAATTCTTCTGGATCAGCTTATGGCTGATCTCTCTTAAGATTCCCTCACAAGTCTGGAATAATTCCATATAGCCGTATTCAGCTAACTTCTGCATAAACGGATGAAACTGTCTGACGTTTCCTGCAAGCCAATGTACCGTCACGTCAACATCTGTATTTTTCATTACAATGTTGACCATCAAATGGTCCCTGGCAACCTGCTCTCCGCTCAGGCATATTCCGTCTCCTTTTTTAGAGATTAATTTAATGTTGTACTCCGGAAGCAGTTTCTCGATCTTTTTAAGATCGTTCCGGATTGTCGGCAGGGAGGTGCCCATATCAATCGCCAATGCTTCTGTCTTTATAAAGTCCTCTTGATGAAGCAGTTCTAAAAGTACGAAATACATGCGTTCCTTGGGGTCTACTACCTGGTACTTTGTCTGTTCTCCCAGTTCATCCTGAATCTTTTTGATGTTTTCTGGCATACCGATAGCTCGGATCCCTCTTTTGCTCACCGTTTCCAGCGTAATCTGATACTGCCTGAGGACCTCTGTCACTTCGGGAATCTCCCGGTAAACCGTCCTCTCTGAAATGTTCATTTTATTGGCAATATCCTTCATCGTCACGAATCCACGGCTGCTTAAGACTATCTGTATTATATCTTTTACACGATTAGACATCAGCATATCTTTGCAGGTCCTTTACTTATAAGGCGCCATAATCATTCAATTATGGCGCCGCAGCCTGACTATTCAGACATATCTTTAATCTTCTTTGCGATTGCTGCCTGTTCTGCCGCATCCAGGAAGTTTTCGATCGCTATGACCGGTACTCCTGCAGGAGCCGCATTCTTCGCAGTCTCATATAAGTTTTCGTTCGTTACAATAACATCAATATCTGCTGGGATTTGATGGATGGATACATGATTGACATCAATAAACATTCCAATCTTGTTCAGCTGTGTCTTCAGCATAGAAGCACCCATTGCGCTGGATCCCATTCCTGCGTCACACGCAAATGCTACTTTTTTAACTTCTTTTTTCGGAAGAGTTGTATCTCCTGCTGTTGCTTTTTTCTCTTCTCCAGGAGCACTGTGGCTTTCCACAAACTGACTCATGTCAATTCCGCCTACTTCTTCAACCTCATCCTCCGGTGTCTTATCTCGTTTAAGGAAGAACGCTACGATGAGGAACGATACCACAGCGGCTATGACATATCCCGCCAAGTTGACGAGCAGCTTGCCTTTCGGAGACATAATTGCCAATGCAATGATAGATCCAGGAGATACTGCTGCAACAGCACCACCACCCATGATCTGGAACCAGAATAATGCTGCGATAGAACCACAGATTGGCCCAAGGATTGTTACTGGTTTGATCAAAGCGTAAGGGAAAGATACTTCACCGATACCACCGATGATATGTATGATTGCTGCGCCAGGTGCAGATTTCTTTGCCATACCTTTTCCAAAGAACATAAACGCAAGTACAAGTCCTGCCCAGTTACCACCATTTGCCTCAACAAGATACAGAATAGATTTTCCTGTCTGTGCAGCCTGTTCAATCGCAAGCGGAGTAAAAATACCGTGATTGATCGCATTATTTAAGAACAATACCTGTCCTGGTACAACAAAGATTGGTGTAAATGGAAGGATACTGTGATCAATAGCAAAGTTAACACCCACTGTTAAGATATTTGTGATACCTGCAAAAAGCGGTGTAATCACAACGAATCCTGCGATCATCATGAGTGCTCCAATGATACCCATGGAGAAGTTGTCTACTAACATTTCCAGACCTGGTTTTACACGTCCTTCTAATAATTTGTCAAACTGTTTGATGATCAATGCACCAAGCGGTCCCATGACCATACCACCGATCATCATAGTTGCTTCTGATCCAATGATAACACCGATTGTTGCAAGTGTACCTGCAACGGCACCACGTCTTCCATATACTGTGTGACCTCCGGTATATCCAAACAACAATGGAATCAAGAACTTAAGTGTCGGGCCTACGAGTTCATTCATCTTTTCATTCGGGAAATATCCTGTAGGAATAAATAATGCTGTGATAATACCCCATGCAATCAGGGCACCAATGTTAGGCATTACCATTCCTGAAAGGAATCCGCCCATTTTTTGGACTTTAGCTTTAAAACTACTTGCCATAATAATCCTCCTTTTTTCTCCTCTTTTTTGGTATAATTTGTTGCTGCGGTTAATGGTATTAACTTGATAAACGTTTATCTATAATTCCATTATATTGATTGTATTTCCATACGTCCACTATTGCCAGTGGTAAATTTTGCAGAAGAATTTTTGACAAAGTTTTCTTACATATTTCTCCTTATAGATCCCTCCTAAACCGCATAAAATGGTGGTTTTACTAATTCCCCCAACACAAAAAAGAGGAGAAAAATTCTCATTATTTTTCTCCCCTTTTTTTTAATAAATTTTGATTTATTACCGGTGGTCAGATAAAGACCGAGTCAGCTCCCGGTCTTCATCCTGCACACCTTTACCTTCATTCCCTGTTTTTCAAGTTCCTTTTTGTCAGCATTACCAATCCCATCATCTGTGATCAGATACTGAAAATCACAAAGCCTCGCAAACCGGCAAAAGGTTTTCCGTCCAATTTTCGTACTGTCGCACAGCATGTATGCTTCCGTAGCGGTTTTCATCATTGCACGCTTCATCGCTGCCGTCTCCTCATTTGGCGTGGTCAGCCCTTTGGACACGGATAAAGCATTCGGTGACAAAAACAATTTATCCACAGAAATCCTCTCAAGGAATTCAATCCCCAGAGAACCAAAGGTACAATCAAACTGGTTCCTTACAGTTCCTCCAATCAGTATCACCTGAATCGAAGGTTTTTTTTGCAGTTCAAGAGCGATGTTCAAATCGTTTGTCACAACCTTCAAGTCGTTGAAGTCTGTCAGAACCTTTGCAAACTCCAGCATGGTGGAACCGCTGTCGATCAAGATGATATCACCCTCACTGACATATTCCTTTGCTCCCTCGGCAATGATCCTTTTTTTATCGGGATTTAAATTCCACCGGGAGGCAAGAAATGCCTCCTTGGTGACTTCTTCTTCCTTTAACAGTGCACCGCCGTGGGTCCGAATCAAGTGTCCCTCTTTCTCCAATTCACTCAAGTCGGACCTTATGGTGGCGCCGGTCACATGGAATTCTTCCGATAATTCATGGATGCCAGCCTTTTTATGTATCCTCATGTAGGCGAGCAATTCTTCTTTCCGCTCTCTTGCAAACATATATTATACTCCGAAATGATCTAATAACATCTCTTCTGCTTCTTTATTCCATAATCCCTGATTCTTATCGCAGGCATCCGCGAGCTTCGCAAACAGAGGATCTGTCTCACCCAGTTTTCTGAAATCATCAATGGCAGTTAACGGCATTTCAAACTGTGTATAAGTAAGCTTCTTTCCTCCCGGAATCTCCGGCAGACGCAGGGTCGTATCAACGATAGAATCTATACCTCCCACATGAGTGATCATAACAGCCGGATTTACTTCCTTCTTGGCTATTAGATCCAATGCCTCCAGAAGGTCTGCTTTGATGCCGCCTGAAGATCCAAGAAGCTTTGTATTTCTATAGTGGCAGTCATATAAATTCATGTCTGCGGAAAATCCACTGTCTGCAGGCCCTGCAAAAAGGTTCATGCATCCGTCAAACGCAAGGATCTTGTTGCCCGTCTCTGCAATGGCTTTTACCGGAGCGTATACAAACACATCATGATATCCTTCTCCTCCGGTGAGATCCATCAGTTCTTTGACCTCATCGTCCATCTTCGCAGTATTTACATAATGAAGTTCAACGCCCCTCGCCTTGGCATCTTCTTCTGAGATTACTTCTCTTGCCCTGTTAATTCGGTCGTCATTAATCTCTGTGACTACAACCATTTTAGGTTTATTTTCCATAGCGAGCGCATAGCTGATAGCGCCCAGCCCCATCGGGCCGCATCCTCCAAGAATTGCGATATTTCCGCCTTCTTTTGCCCCGATAAAATGTTCATGGGTCTCAGGTTTTGTATGGTAGTTAGCCATATAACCGCCGATGATGCAGTACATAGGCTCTGACACAGAAACCTCATAGAAAGCATCACCGTCATAATGGAGCAGACACCCTTTTTCAATAACATCATTCGGAACGATGCAGTAAGTCACTGCACCTCCAAAATGCTCATAGGAATAACCCGGCGCACCCATCTGGTCCGGAATACCCGGCAGTACTACAAAACGTTCCCCTTCTTTATATTCATCTGCCCATTTAGATCCGACCTGCTCGATCACTCCGGAAAATTCATGTCCGATGATGACCGGATGGTCTGCGATATCGTCTGGTACACGGATATGTCCGCTTCCAAGTTTTACTTCCTTCCATGTAGACATACAGATGCTGTCACTCATGACCTTCAAAAGCACTTCATCTTCTTTGATCTCCGGCAGTTCAAACTCCTCCAGCCGAATATCCTTTGCCCCATACATTCTCACACCTTTTGCCTTCATAATGTCCCTCCTGGCTTTGCAAAAATTTTTAATTATTTTTAAAAATTTATTATTTTTTTCATTTCACAAATATCATACCACGCATTCTTTTGTTTGGCAACCGTCAATTCATAAAACTTAAAAATCCGGAAAAGGATCATCTCTGATCCCTCTCCGGATTTTTAGCGTACATAAAATGTTTATCTTAGCTTATAAAAGTAAACATAAAAGCAGTCATTAAGGTCAGGCCAGGGAAAAACCGCCCAGGATCTTTTCCCGCGGAGCCGCTGTCACCGTACGGTTTCCTAGTCTTTCTAAGCCGTGCGGCCATCTTAAAACAGAACCAGCCTAGGGCTGTTCCCAAGACATTTGCGATCAGGTCACTGCTGTCTGTTGCCCTGTACAGTGTAAACATCTGGCTTATCTCAATGGCCAGCGAAAACCACAGTCCAAACAGAACCGTCTTTTTCATCCGTCCATAGCTCTTGCTTATAACCGGGCAAAGCAGCCCCAAGGGGATAAAACAAAGAATGTTCAGGATAAAATCCATTCCGATACCGCCAGCCAGTGGAATCAGACTGATATTCGGATTAAAAATCGCCTCCCCGATCCCAGCTCTCCAGACTAGATCTTTTACTGTCGGGACCCCAACAATATGCTTTAAAACAATACACAGGTAATAGTACATTAGACAGGAACCGCACAATACCTTTATGTTAAGCCATGTCTTGTCTGCCCTGGACACCAGATATAGCAATATAATGATCACTGCCAGTCCCACAAAAAACAACGGCTTTAAATATAACAGGTCTTTGATTGATTCAAATAGGCTTAACTGGGTTTCCATAGCGGCTCCCTCCTTTTACACACATGATTTTTCTGTGTAAACAGCATAACATCCCCGCTTTAAGAAACCCTTCCAGGGTTCTTACTTTTTTCTGACTTTATAAAAGGAACTTATTTATGAACTCTGAAAGAAACCGTTTTTTGTTATTTGTCAAATGATATGTATTCCTCAAAACAAAAGCTTCTACAGGGCAGTCCTTTCTCCGGCCTGCCCTGCAAAAGCACTCTTTTTCACTCTATTTCAGCATATCCAGAACATCCTGGACATTGCCCGCTGCTTTTAATTTGTCAAGATTATCCTGGCTGTCGATCACCTGTGTGATCTTTCCAAGCAGTTCCAGATGTTCGTTGCCGATTCCTGCGATTCCGAACACTAAGTAGGCTTTTTCGTCTCCGAAATCCACACCGTCCGGATACTGAACAAGGACGATACCGGTTTTCTTGACTTTATTTTTCGCATCTCCGGTTCCGTGAGGGATCGCAACTCCCATACCAAGATAGGTGGTGACTGTGCGTTCTCTCTCCTGCATGGCTTCAATATACTCTTTTTCTACATAACCCAGCTCATAAAGTAATTTTCCTGCTGCCTCTATGGCTTCTTCTTTGGAGACACTCTTTTGTCCGAGCTTGATTCCTTCCCTCACCATGACCATCGGTTTTGCCTCTGTCCCTGAAGACGCCTGTTCTGTCTGTTCTTTCACAGAGACGGCTCCTTCTTCCCGGCCCTGGGCCAGTTTATCGTACAGACCGTCAATGGCCTCGTCCTGGAGAAAGTTCTTGATCGTTACAAGCTGTGCATTTGGTGCGCTTTTGGCCGCACGGTCTGCTAAAACCTCCTGACATACAACCACATCCGTATCGGCAGGCACCGTATCAACAGAGGAATTGATCACTGTAATGCCAAGCCCCAAAGGCTTAATCCTGTTTCTGAATTTGGTCGCTCCCATGGCGCTGGAGCCCATACCTGCGTCACAGGCGAATACGATCTTCTTGATCTCTCCTGCCTTTTTTGCAATACCTTTGCTGGCGGCCTTCATATTCTGAACACTGTCTGAGGCCTCTTCCAGGCTCTTTCCGTTGGACATCTTGATGATCGGAGCCGCTACGAGGAAAGATACAACCGCAGCGATCACAACTCCGAGCAGTACGGCCAGCGTTGATCCTTTCGGCGCCATTGTTAGAAAAGCGATGATAGATCCAGGTGATGCCGGTCCGGTAAGTCCGATGTTAAACAAAGAGTAATAGAATACCGCACAGGCAGAACCTACGATGGATGCAATGATGACAACAGGGTTCATCAGTACATAAGGGAAATAGATCTCATGGATTCCGCCGAAAAAGTGGATGATGATCGCGCCTGGCGCGGAATCCTTTGTTCTTTTATCTTTGGAAAATGCCCAGTATGCGGACAGAACTCCAAGGCCTGCGCCTGGGTTCGCCTCGATCATGTACATGATGGATTTCCCGGCTGCCTGTACCTGCTCTCCTCCGATCGGAGTAAAGATACCATGATTAATGGCATTGTTCAGGAACAATACTTTTGCCGGCTCCACAAAAACAGATACCAGCGGTAACAGGCTGTGTCCGATGAGGAAATCAACTCCTGCCGTAAGTACGGTCAGGATGGCTGTCATAACCGGTCCGATCAGGTAGTAGCCGATGATCGCCAGGATCATTCCGATGATACCGATGGAGAAGTTGTTGACCAGCATTTCAAATCCGGCCGGAATATGTCCGTCCACTGCCTTGTCAAACTTCTTGATGACCCATCCTGCAAAAGGACCCATAGCCATCGCTCCCATGAACATGACCTCATTGCTTCCGCAGATCACACCCAGGATGGCGATGACTGCGATGACCCCGCCCCGGTCTCCGGCTACGAGTTTACCTCCCTGATAACCAATCAGTACCGGAAGAATGTACTTCAGCATCGGATCAACCATAGTTGCAAGTTTTGCGTTCGGGAACCATCCCTTTTCAATAAACAGGGCCGTGATTAATCCCCATGCAATAAATGCGCCGATATTCGGCATGACCATTGCGCTCAAAAACTTTCCAAATCTTTGTACTGCGTTTTTCATATATTCATCTCCTTCATTCCCATGCAAACATTCCCCCTCATTTGCATATCTTTACTTCAAGTCCCTGTTCTTCAATTGCATTTTTGTCTAATTTGGAAATTCCGGAATCCGTGAGCATCAGTTTAAACTCGCTCAGTCTGGCAAACTTACAGAAAGCTCTCTGTCCTATCTTTGAGCTGTCGCAGAGCATATAGATCTCGCCGGCCGCTTCCATCATAGCCTGCTTGATCTCCTTCATCTCTTCATTACTCGTAGTTGCCCCGCCGAAAATGGACAGGGCGTTGGGAGATAGAAATACTTTGTTTACCGCAATGCTTTTTATAAAGTCAGTGCCAATAGCTCCCTGGGTCAGACGAAAGTTATTTCTCACCTTTCCTCCGACAATGTAAAGTTCAATCCACGGATTTTCCTGAAGTTCCAACGCAATCTGAAGATCGTTGGTGATAACCTTGATGTTTTTCGCGTCTTTTAACAGCAGCGCAAGTTCCAGTGTGGTACTTCCGCTGTCCAAGATAACCGCGTCTCCCTCTTTCACATAAGCTCTGGCGATTTTGGCAATGGCTTTCTTTTCTTCTTCGTGCCCTCTTCTGAGTGATAAGAAGTCTTCTTTCTGCAGAACATCTTCTTTCAGCAGTGCGCCGCCGTGGGTGCGGACAATCGACCCCTCCTCTTCCATCGCCCGCAGGTCCGCCCTCAGAGTTGCCCCTGTGACCTGGAACTCTTCAATGAGTTCCTTCACTTCAGCCCGTTTGTGCTTTTTTAAATATATTAGAATTTGTTCTCTTCTTTCCTCTGCAAACATTGGCACCTCACTATCTGTTGTTATGCCCCAAAGTGCTCAAATAAGATCTTCTCAGCTTCTACATTCCATAATCCGTTGTGTTTGTCACATGCGTCAGCCAGTTTGGCGTACAACGGATCTGTTTCTCCTAACTTTCTGAAATCAGCAATCGCCGTCAGCGGCATGTCAAACTGCATATAAGTAAGCTTCTTTCCTCCTGGGATGTCCGGAAGATTCTTTGTTGTCTCAGCAACTGCGTCGATTCCTCCGATATGAGTGATCATGACTGCAGGTTTGATCTCCTTGGAAGCTGCCTTGTTGATGGCCTCTTTCATATCGTCAATCGTTCCGCCTGTGCTTCCTAAGATTTTAGTTCTGGAGTAATGACAGTCATAAAGATTCATATTTGCTGAGAACTTCGGATCTGTAGGTCCTGCAAAGAGGTTCATGCATCCGTCGTATGCAAGAAGCTTATTTCCAAGTTCTGCAACGCCTGTGATCGGAACATATACGAATACATCATCATATCCGTGTCCTTCTGTGATATCCATCAGTTCCTTTTCCTGGTCATCCATAGCTGCAGTATTCACATAGTGGAGTTCCACGCCTGCCGCTTTGGCGTCCTCGATTGAAATCACCTGTTTTGCGCGTTCCACACGGTCGTCGCTGATATCGGTCACAACAACACGTTTCGGCTTATTCTCAAATGCAAGCGCGTAGCTCACAGCACCTAATCCCATAGGTCCGCATCCGCCTAAGATCAGGATATTTCCGCCTTCTTTTGTTCCCATCACATGCTCATAGTTCCCTGGAACTGTATGGTAGTTTGTGTGGTAGCCGCTGATCACACAGCACATAGGCTCTGCCACAGATGCGTCAAAGTAGCTGTCTCCCTCAAATGTCCATACACATCCCTTCTCGATAATGTCGTTCGGGAAGATGCAGTAGGTTGCCGCACCGCCACAGTACTGATAAGAATACCCAGGGGATTCCATCTGACCCGGGATGGCCGGCTGCTGGGCAAACTTTTGTCCAGGTTTAAACTGATCCTTCCACTTCTTTCCTACTTTCACAATATCGCCTGCAAACTCATGTCCCACCAATATCGGATGATCCGCAACGTCATTCGGCACTCTTTTATGGTTTGCTCCCTGCTTTACTGTCTTCCATGTTGACATACAAATACTGTCACTGATGACCTTCACTAAGATCTCATCATCTTTGATCTCCGGCAGTTCAAATTCTTCTAATCTAATGTCGTCCACCCCGTACAATCTTACACCTTTTACCTGCATAATGCCCTCCTTGGAATTTTCATGTGTTTTCATTTATTTTTATTATGAAAATATCATACCACTTTTATTTTCATTTAGCAATACAATTTTAACAATATTTAAAATTTTTCCATCTCTCGGATCACATCCCTATAAACGCCAAAAAGAACTGCCCGATTATCTCTGGACAGTTCTTTTATCATTCGTTCTCTTTAAATTAGCTGCCGGAAGGTATAAGCGACGCGATCCTTCCTGCAAAATCATTGAAATTCTGAGTCTGTAATATGATCTTTCCGGGGCCGGTTAATTTGGTCAGGAATAATCCTTCTCCTCCGAAGAAGATATTTTTAACGCCTTTGATTCTCTCAATCTCATAGCTTACACCATCTTCAAAGGCTACGACATTTCCGGTGTCTACAAGAATCGTTTCTCCGGGAGCCAGGACCTTCGTCACTGCGTCCCCATCTACCTCAAGAAATGCCATTCCGTTTCCTGAAAGTCTCTGCAGTATGAAACCCTCTCCTCCAAAGGCTCCTGTTGAAAGCTTCTTCGTAAAGATCGTCTCCAATGAAACACTGCGCTGTGCACATAAAAATGCCTTCTTCTGGCAAATCATGCCGCCGTTTCCCTGAAACTGAAGCGGAAGGATTGTTCCAGGAACCGTGGATGCAAATGCAATCTTCGCCCCGTCTCTCTCCGATGTGTAAGTCACCATAAAAAGAGATTCTCCGGCAAACTTTCTGCCGATGCCTTTCAGCAGCCCGCCCTCCATCTTGGAATCTCCCTTGATCGCGGGATCCATCCATGCCATCGCCCCCGACTGGGTAAACATAGCCTCTCCTCGGTCCAGTTCTACTTCCACTGCCGGCACAGTAGCGCCAATCATTTCGTGCTTCATACTGCGGTACCTCCTTCTTAAATCATACCTCCGTTTTTAAGTGATGCTTCAATGAATCCCTTAAACAGAGGATGTGCCTTGTTCGGTCTTGATTTAAATTCCGGATGTGCCTGTGTTGCCAGGAAGAATGGGTGAGACGGGATCTCAATCATCTCCACGATACGTCCGTCCGGAGAACATCCTGAGAGCATCATACCGTTTTCCTGCAGTACATCCCTATACTTGTTATTAACTTCATAGCGGTGGCGGTGGCGTTCGGAGATTTCTTTCGTTCCATAGAGTTCTTCTGCCTTGGATCCGTCTGCCAGGACACACGGATAGGAACCAAGCCTCAGTGTCCCTCCGATATTCACCACTCCGTCCTGATCCGCCATAATATGGATCATCGGATGTTCCGTGTTTTCATTAAATTCTTTGCTGTGTGCGTCTGCGTAGCCAAGAACATTTCTGGCAAATTCCACAATGGTAAGCTGCATACCGAGACACAGTCCCAGATAAGGGATCTTATGCTCCCTCGCATATTGAATCGAACAGATCATGCCCTCAATACCTCGGTCTCCGAAACCACCCGGAACAATAATACCCTGGACGCCTCCCAGCATCTCATCCACATTATAAGAGCTGACTCTCTCAGAGTCCACCCAGCGGATGCTCACATCGGCAGAATTCGCAACTCCGGCATGTTCCAGGGATTCTACCACACTGATATATGCATCGTGAAGGGATACATACTTCCCTACCAGAGCCACTTCCACTTTGTGCTTCGGATGCTTCCAGTTATCGATCATCTTGCGCCATTCAGAAAGATCCGGCTCCGGACATGGAAGGCGCAGGCATGCGCAGGCTTCATGTGCCAGTCGTTCATTTTCCATCATCAACGGCACTTCGTATAACACTTCCGCATCCAGGTTCTGGATTACCCGCTCTTTTTCCACGTTACAGAACTGCGCGATCTTCCTCTTGATGCCGTCATCCAGAGGATAGTCCGATCTGCACACGAGAATATCCGGCTGTATTCCCATACCCTGGAGATCCTTGACGCTGGCCTGAGTCGGCTTTGTCTTTAACTCTCCTGAGCTCTTTAAATACGGGATCAGCGTTACATGGATCAGGATACAGTTTTCATGTCCCACTTCATGCTGGAACTGTCTGAGCGCCTCTAAAAATGGCTGGCTCTCAATATCTCCCACAGTACCACCGATCTCTATGATCGCCACTTCCTGTTCCGTTGCCTCTTCATTTCTATAAAAACGGCTCTTGATCTCATTGGTCACATGCGGGATCACCTGAACCGTGTTGCCGCCGTAATCTCCGCGCCGTTCCTTCTGTAAAATATTCCAGTAAACCTTTCCTGTTGTCACGTTTGATTTTTTGTTCAGGCCTTCATCGATGAATCGCTCATAGTGTCCCAGGTCAAGATCTGTCTCCGCCCCGTCATCCGTCACAAAAACTTCTCCGTGCTGGATCGGGTTCATGGTTCCCGGGTCAATATTGATATATGGATCAAACTTCTGGCTGGTTACGTGATAACCTCTCGCTTTCAGTAATCGTCCCAGAGACGCTGCAGTGATTCCTTTTCCAAGGCCTGAAACAACACCGCCGGTGACAAATACGTATTTTACTGGCATGATTTTTCCTCCTAAGTTCTAATAATTACAAAATGTTATAATACCATATCTAAACAATGTGGGCAAGCCCACTTTCATTCTCTCAGCCCTCATGTTGAGGGACTTGTCCACTTTGTGGGCCAAAAACATTTCTTTATAAACAAAA
Coding sequences within:
- a CDS encoding zinc-binding dehydrogenase gives rise to the protein MQVKGVRLYGVDDIRLEEFELPEIKDDEILVKVISDSICMSTWKTVKQGANHKRVPNDVADHPILVGHEFAGDIVKVGKKWKDQFKPGQKFAQQPAIPGQMESPGYSYQYCGGAATYCIFPNDIIEKGCVWTFEGDSYFDASVAEPMCCVISGYHTNYHTVPGNYEHVMGTKEGGNILILGGCGPMGLGAVSYALAFENKPKRVVVTDISDDRVERAKQVISIEDAKAAGVELHYVNTAAMDDQEKELMDITEGHGYDDVFVYVPITGVAELGNKLLAYDGCMNLFAGPTDPKFSANMNLYDCHYSRTKILGSTGGTIDDMKEAINKAASKEIKPAVMITHIGGIDAVAETTKNLPDIPGGKKLTYMQFDMPLTAIADFRKLGETDPLYAKLADACDKHNGLWNVEAEKILFEHFGA
- a CDS encoding TIGR00266 family protein, whose translation is MKHEMIGATVPAVEVELDRGEAMFTQSGAMAWMDPAIKGDSKMEGGLLKGIGRKFAGESLFMVTYTSERDGAKIAFASTVPGTILPLQFQGNGGMICQKKAFLCAQRSVSLETIFTKKLSTGAFGGEGFILQRLSGNGMAFLEVDGDAVTKVLAPGETILVDTGNVVAFEDGVSYEIERIKGVKNIFFGGEGLFLTKLTGPGKIILQTQNFNDFAGRIASLIPSGS
- a CDS encoding CTP synthase yields the protein MPVKYVFVTGGVVSGLGKGITAASLGRLLKARGYHVTSQKFDPYINIDPGTMNPIQHGEVFVTDDGAETDLDLGHYERFIDEGLNKKSNVTTGKVYWNILQKERRGDYGGNTVQVIPHVTNEIKSRFYRNEEATEQEVAIIEIGGTVGDIESQPFLEALRQFQHEVGHENCILIHVTLIPYLKSSGELKTKPTQASVKDLQGMGIQPDILVCRSDYPLDDGIKRKIAQFCNVEKERVIQNLDAEVLYEVPLMMENERLAHEACACLRLPCPEPDLSEWRKMIDNWKHPKHKVEVALVGKYVSLHDAYISVVESLEHAGVANSADVSIRWVDSERVSSYNVDEMLGGVQGIIVPGGFGDRGIEGMICSIQYAREHKIPYLGLCLGMQLTIVEFARNVLGYADAHSKEFNENTEHPMIHIMADQDGVVNIGGTLRLGSYPCVLADGSKAEELYGTKEISERHRHRYEVNNKYRDVLQENGMMLSGCSPDGRIVEMIEIPSHPFFLATQAHPEFKSRPNKAHPLFKGFIEASLKNGGMI